The following are encoded in a window of Telmatobacter sp. DSM 110680 genomic DNA:
- a CDS encoding isoaspartyl peptidase/L-asparaginase, whose product MKTATRKPTLIVHGGAWAIPDDAAAAHEAGVRSALEAGYAILTRGGSALDAVEAAVTVLEDDPTFDAGRGSFLTSDGRVQLDALLMDGGRMKAGGVACVERLRNPIQAARLVLEQSPHVYFVGAGAEEFARSHGMPLIDNTELVLDRERERLKIAQERQAAGLADATFSGLEDDKGPETRVKFRERWAANSDQWYDSTEDPTQQSHDTVGAVALDADGNIAAATSTGGTLNKTPGRVGDSSLIGCGCYADNLSAAVSLTGWGEPIMKLVLGKWATDRVAAGSAPELAAREAMSYLHNRLGGHGGIILLGPDGRFGMAHNTPAMAWGLASQNGLETGLKI is encoded by the coding sequence ATGAAGACTGCCACTCGCAAGCCAACCCTTATCGTTCACGGAGGAGCATGGGCCATTCCCGACGATGCTGCCGCAGCGCACGAAGCGGGAGTGCGCAGTGCCCTCGAAGCCGGTTACGCGATACTTACGCGAGGGGGCAGCGCTCTCGATGCGGTTGAAGCTGCCGTAACCGTCCTCGAAGATGACCCGACCTTTGATGCGGGGCGGGGAAGTTTCCTAACGTCCGATGGCCGCGTGCAACTGGATGCCCTGCTCATGGATGGAGGCCGCATGAAAGCCGGAGGCGTGGCCTGTGTGGAGCGTCTGCGCAATCCGATTCAGGCCGCAAGGCTGGTTCTCGAGCAAAGTCCGCACGTGTACTTCGTCGGCGCCGGTGCCGAAGAATTTGCGCGATCGCATGGTATGCCGCTCATCGACAACACCGAACTGGTGCTCGATCGCGAGCGCGAGCGGCTCAAGATTGCCCAGGAGCGCCAGGCTGCGGGACTTGCCGATGCAACATTCTCTGGACTTGAAGATGACAAGGGGCCTGAGACTCGCGTCAAATTTCGGGAACGCTGGGCCGCGAACAGTGATCAGTGGTACGACTCGACCGAAGACCCCACGCAGCAATCGCACGACACCGTGGGAGCCGTTGCTCTCGACGCAGATGGAAACATCGCCGCCGCAACATCAACCGGTGGGACACTGAATAAAACTCCGGGTCGCGTCGGTGACTCCTCGCTCATTGGCTGCGGCTGTTACGCCGACAATCTCTCAGCCGCCGTTTCGCTAACCGGTTGGGGAGAGCCCATTATGAAGCTGGTGCTCGGCAAATGGGCCACCGATCGTGTCGCCGCCGGCAGCGCGCCCGAGTTGGCCGCTCGCGAGGCAATGTCGTATCTGCACAATCGTCTCGGAGGACACGGCGGCATTATCCTCCTAGGCCCCGACGGAAGATTTGGCATGGCGCATAACACTCCAGCAATGGCGTGGGGATTAGCGAGCCAGAATGGGCTGGAGACAGGGCTAAAGATTTAG
- a CDS encoding GNAT family N-acetyltransferase, whose amino-acid sequence MARKRLFPQSTSEWMKCAGATVVFDGVDAPTTQTFGLGLFEELTSAALDEIERFFLVRDAEVMHEVCPFAGATTLDLLCARGYRPFEISSVLYRAVELPAEKHADNIRVRVVGLDEAQLWSDINAKGWTHEHPEFENFVREAGVMLVVREGSPCFLAEVDGVPGAAGALIVHDGVALFGGAATAPEMRRRGLQAALLEVRMRYAAEHGCDLAMMVAEAGSNSQRNAERKGFRVAYTRLKWKLVK is encoded by the coding sequence ATGGCGCGGAAGAGACTTTTTCCCCAGAGCACCTCGGAGTGGATGAAATGCGCAGGAGCAACGGTTGTTTTCGACGGTGTCGATGCGCCTACGACGCAAACCTTTGGCCTGGGACTGTTTGAGGAACTGACATCTGCTGCTCTCGATGAGATTGAGAGATTCTTTCTCGTTCGCGACGCCGAGGTCATGCACGAGGTTTGTCCCTTCGCTGGGGCCACGACGCTCGACCTGTTGTGTGCACGCGGTTACCGTCCGTTTGAAATCAGCAGCGTGCTCTATCGCGCGGTGGAACTGCCGGCAGAAAAGCATGCCGACAACATCCGTGTGCGCGTCGTCGGACTTGATGAAGCGCAGCTTTGGAGCGACATCAATGCGAAGGGGTGGACGCATGAACATCCCGAGTTCGAGAACTTTGTGCGTGAGGCCGGAGTGATGCTTGTGGTGCGTGAAGGGAGCCCGTGCTTTCTAGCTGAGGTAGACGGGGTACCGGGAGCCGCCGGAGCTTTAATTGTGCACGATGGTGTAGCGCTGTTCGGTGGAGCGGCTACGGCTCCCGAGATGCGCCGGCGTGGGCTGCAGGCGGCTCTGCTTGAAGTGCGCATGCGCTACGCGGCCGAGCATGGATGCGACCTGGCAATGATGGTGGCGGAAGCTGGATCCAACTCGCAGCGCAACGCAGAGCGCAAAGGATTTCGCGTGGCCTATACGCGGTTGAAGTGGAAGCTGGTGAAGTAG
- a CDS encoding Maf family protein, translated as MRRLILASASPRRRELLAQAGYTFEVQPAHVNEDLYADEDPIAYVVRLARDKAQAMYNALNDPQATVLGADTTVTLDGHILAKPEDAADAARMLRLLSGRTHRVITGVALATAAGTEVAAEVTGVQFLTISDEEIAAYIATGEPMDKAGAYGIQGLAAKWIPRIQGCYFNVVGLPLALVATMLESSD; from the coding sequence ATGCGCCGACTTATCCTCGCTTCCGCTTCGCCTCGCCGCCGCGAATTGCTTGCCCAGGCCGGCTACACATTTGAGGTGCAGCCCGCACACGTTAACGAGGATCTGTACGCGGACGAAGACCCGATCGCTTACGTTGTCCGGCTAGCACGCGACAAAGCCCAAGCGATGTACAACGCGCTCAACGACCCTCAAGCCACAGTGCTCGGGGCTGACACCACAGTCACGCTCGATGGCCACATCCTGGCCAAGCCGGAAGACGCTGCCGACGCAGCGCGTATGCTTCGACTGCTCTCTGGCCGAACTCACCGCGTAATTACCGGCGTGGCGCTGGCAACAGCAGCGGGCACAGAAGTCGCCGCCGAAGTGACCGGAGTGCAGTTCCTCACGATAAGCGATGAAGAAATCGCAGCATACATCGCCACTGGCGAGCCCATGGATAAAGCTGGCGCTTATGGCATTCAGGGCCTCGCCGCCAAGTGGATTCCTCGCATTCAGGGTTGCTACTTCAACGTCGTAGGCCTGCCACTAGCGCTCGTCGCAACGATGCTTGAATCATCAGACTGA